The DNA sequence CCGCCGCGCCCTCGAACAGGCCGGCATCCGGCCGGAGGTAGGCCCGCTCCGCAGCGGCGGCCAGGTCCTCGTGGGCCAGGCTGAGGCGGAGGTGGCGGAGGACCTCTCCCCCGCCGGCGCTTTCGAAGGTCAGGCGGTACTCGTGGCGGAAGGCAAACGCGACCGCCCGGTAGATCCCGACGAGGGCCGCCGGCCCCGGGGCCACGTGAAACGTCCCGCCGGTCGCCGTGGCCAGACGCTTCAGGTCCACCCGCCGGGCATCGGCCCCGAGGGCGATCGTGGTGAGAGAGACCTGGGCCTGAACCGCGGCGGCCCCGGCCTCCTCGGGGGTCCGGCGTCCCCGGGTCTGGATCCCGTCGCTCAGGACCACCACCGCCCGCCGGCCGGGCCGGCCCTCCAGGCGCTCCACGGCCATGCCGAGCGCGTCTCCGAGGGCCGTGTTGCCGCTCGCCGTGACCACGTCCAGCGCCCTCCGGAGAGCGGCCGGCTCACCGGTGAAGTCGCTCAGCTCGTGGACCGCCTCGTCGAAGGCCAGGAGGGCCACGCTATCCCCGGACTGCATCACCCCGATGTACTCCCGGAGGGCGGCCTGGGCCTGGGCCAGCTTCTCCCCCGCCATGCTCCCGCTCTTGTCGAGCAGCAGGATGACCGAGGCGCGGCGGCGGCCGCCCAGGGCCGCCAGCGGCGCGGCCTCCCGGATGACCCGGGGGTGCCCCTCCTCGAGGAGGCGCCAGCTTTCGGGCAGGATCCCCCGCACCGGCTCGCCCGCGGGACTCTCCACGGCAGCGTACAGGTGGACCCGGGGGAAGGGCGCCGTGTCCACCTGGGTGATCCGGAGCGTGGCGGCTCCTCCCTCCGCGGCGCGCGGTTCCCCGAGCAGGACGACGAACGCCAGCCCGACCCCGAGGCGCGCGACGAGGCGCCGCAGGAAGCGGGCGCGGGGGCGGACGGTCTCCGGGGCCCGCCCCGGTCGGCTCGACACGAGGAAGAGGGCGCTCCCGAGGCGCAGCAGGTCGCCATCGCGCAGGCTCGTCTTCCGGATGGGCCGGTCGTTCACCCAGATCCCCTCCTCCCCGGTCTTCTCGACGGTCACCCCCTCGCCATTCAGCCGGATCCGCCCATGCGCCACCCCCACCCCCTCCTGCCCCGAGAGGCAGATGTCACAGCGGTCATCCCGCCCGAGGGTCGTCACGGCCTTGACCAGGGGGTACTCGCGCCCCTTGAGGGGGCCCTTGACCACCCGGAGGCGGAGGGCGATGAGGATCTCTTCGGCGGCGGCGATGCCGGCCCCGGTGGCCGCCCCGAGGCAGCCCAGGGCGAGCGCCGCGCTCCCCCCGTGCCAGCCGGCCAGCGCCGCGAAGAGGAGGCCGCCCACGAACCCCCCGAGGCTGCCCCCCGCAGCCCCGTACCGGGCCCGACGGGCGGAGCGTTCCGCCACCCCGCCCGCAGCCCCGATCGTCGCCCCGAGCAGCGCCCAGCCCGCCGCAAGCCCGAGGGCGAGGCCCATCGCTTCGTGCCCCAGGAGGGCCTGGACCAGGAACCCCCCCAGCCGGGCGAAGAGGGCCCGTCCGAGCGCCGCCCCGGCGGCCCCACCGGCGAGCCCGAGCAGGAGGGCGAGGACCCCCCGCCGCAGCCCCCGGCGCCCTTCGCGGCCCCGGAGCGCTTCCACGCTCCCGAGGCCGAGGCCGAGGCCGCCTCCGGCGACACTCCCCAGGATCGCCTGCCCGGCGAGTCCGGTCCCTGCCGGACCCATCACGGCCGCCAGGGCGGGCCAGGTCATGAGGCCGGCCAGGAACCCGGCTGCGGCCAGGACCAGGATGCGCGCACGCAGCGACATGGTGAGCCTCCGAATCCTTCGTTCTCGGGCGGCGAACCCCCCGGGCCGATCCCGGCCCGGGGGATCGGTTACGCCGCCTCGAAGGTGAGGGCCATCTTGCCCAGCCGGATCTCGTCCCCGGCCGTCAGGGCCGCCGCCTCCCGGGGCTTGAGGCGCTTCCGGTTGATGGCGGTGGTATTGGTGGACCCCAGGTCCTCGATCCTGTAGCCCGAGGCCTCCCGGATGATCCGGGCGTGGCGCCGGGAGACTCCCTTCTCCTCGCCGCCGAGCGCGGTCAGGTCCACATCCGGGAAGACGCCGCTCACCGGGTCCTCCCGCCCGAGGATGACCTCGGGCTTTTCCGGCAGGGGGATCGCCTGGCCGTTCGCCCTGAGGACCATCTGCCCCGCGGGGCTGGCCATGGCGGCCGACACGCCCGCGGCCTGCTCCAGGGCTGCCCCGCACTCGTCACAGAACAGGGACCCCGGGATGTTCTCGTGCTGGCACTCGGTGCACTGCATTACCGCTTTCCTCCTTCCTCGGGCGTCGCGATGGACGCCGTCAGCGGCCCCGTGAGACGGCGCGTGCCGTAGCGCAGGGCCTTGCTCCCCGTCGCGCTGAGTGTCCCGGTCTTGGCCAGCTGCGCCGCCTGCTCCCGCGCGACCGCCGCCAGGCCCGACTCCCCGAGCGTGAGAAGCCGTGTGGCCGCCGCCTCGAGCCGCCGCGTGGCGGCCGCCACCGCGCCCTGCTCCGCCTCGCTGAGCGCCCGGGTCTGCAGCCGGAACGCGCTCACCCGCTCCACCACGTTCATGACGGCGGGCACCACCCTGACCGCCGCCGGGTCGGCGGTGCAGTCCACGGTGAGGTCGGTCCGGACCGGGGCCCCATCCCCCTCGAGGGCCGCGTAGCGGAGGGTCACCGCCCCGACCGCGAACGCCCCCGCCACCCGGGCGGGCAACTCCACCTCGAGGAGCACCCCCTGCGGGGCGCCGGCCTCCAGATCCGAGAGCGGCACCCTGAGCGCCCGCTCGCTCGCGGCAGGGACGGGCACCTCGCTGATCATCGGCTTGACCCGATGGACCCGCCGGGCCCGAACGCCCATGGGAAGCTGCAGGTCAAGACTCAGGCCGCGGGCCACGGTCCCCTTCAGGCCTCCCACCTGTTCCAGAAAGCGCGGGGCCATCTCCTCCGGCTCCTTGAGCCAGTGGGAATCCCCTCCGCTCGCGTCTGCCAGGCGCATCAGCAGGGCCTCGTTCCAATCCTCCCCCAGCCCCAGCGTCACCAGCGGGACGCCGGCCGCCCGGGCGGATGCCGCGGCAGCCTCGCAGGCGGCCTCATCCCCCCAGGTCTTCCCGTCGGTGAGGAGGACGAGCCGGCAGGGCCGGCCCCCCTTGGCCTCCGGCGTGAGAGCGGCAACCGCCCGCTCCATCGCCTGGCCGATCTGCGTCCCGCCCCGGGGGGTGAGGACCTGGATCTTGCCCAGGGCGGCCTGCGGATCGGTGAGCGGCCCAACCGGGAGGAGCACTTCCACCTCGTCGTCGAAGGCGATGACCGCGAGCCGGTCCTCCCGGGTCAGGCTCCCCACCACCGCCTGCACCGCCGCCTTCAGGTGCGTGAGCTTCGCCCCCTCCATCGAGCCGCTCCGGTCGAGGAGCAGGCCGAGCGTGACCGCAGGCCGGACCCCGCTGGCCCCGGCGGCCTCGATCAGGAAATGCACCGCCTGCGGAGTCTGGCCGGCGGGGGCGGGCCGCCACGACGGCTCTGCCGTGAGCGTGATCCCGTGCATCTCGCGTCCTCCTTTCTGTGGGGTGTAACCGGGGCCCGTGGGGGCCGCCGGTCCTGTAGTGGGAGACATCGGACACGGTGGGAAGGGCAAGGGCGGTGCCAGGCAAGGGGAGGGAACGGGGAGGAAGCCGGGCGGGGTGAGGGACTATTCGGTCCGCCGCGGAGTTAGCAGGAGGACTGGAGAGGGACGCTCAAGGCCGGAGCAAGCCGTGCGGCCGCTCGCAGGCTCCGAATTCCGGAGGAGCCGGACCGGATTCCGGAGCCGGGCTAATGCAAACGACAGAATGCCCGTGACAGGTCCGGGTCCTGTCGCCGGCGCTGCCCCGGCCCCCGGCCCCCCTGGGGAACCCTCCCGTGGTTCCCCCCCTCGGCCCAGAGCCGATGGGCCCCCCCTCCGCACCGGGGGCCTTCGGGCGGCATCCGGCGCCACCCGGACTGTCTGTCACACGATGTATGTCGTTGGTATTAGTCCGTGATCCCGTACCGCTTGATCTTCTCGTGGAGGGTGGAGACGGCAATCCCCAGAACGCGAGCTGCCTGCTTCCGGTTGCCGCCCGTCGCGCGGAGCGTCTCCGCAATGGTGGCCCGCTCGACGTCGGCGAGGCTACTCGCCCCGGAAGCGGGGGGCGGAGGGGAGGCGGGGGCGCCGGGGAAGACGATCTCGGCCGGCGTGATGGGCCCCCCGCCGCCCATGGCCAGCGCCGCCTGCAGGGCGTTGCGGAGCTCCCGGACATTGCCGGGCCAGGAATGGGTCCGAAGGCGGGCGAGCGCCTCGGGAGAGAGGGGGGGCGGTGGGCCGAGGCCCAGCTCCGCGCCCAGCGTCCTCAGGAAGTGGTCGGCAAGAAGCGGGATGTCCCCGGGGCGGTCCCGGAGGGGGGGGAGCTCCAGGGACACCACGGCCAGGCGAAAGTAAAGGTCCTCCCGGAAGCGCCCGCTCCGGACCTCGGCCGGGAGGTCCCGGTGCGTCGCCGCGACCAACCGGATGTCCACCCGCGCCATCCGGTTGCCGCCGACCCGCTTGACCTCCCGGGTCTCCAGAACCCGGAGGAGCTTCGGCTGCAATTCGGGGCTCAGCTCCCCCACCTCGTCGAGGAAGAGGGTCCCGCCGTGCGCCTGCTCCAACGCCCCGGTCCGGGGCGCCGTCGCCCCCGTGAAGGCCCCCCGCTCGTGGCCGAAGAGCTCGCTCTCCATCAGATTGGGAGGGACGGCCCCGCAATCGAAGACGACGAGGGGTCCTCCGCGGCGGCTGCTCCCCGCGTGCAGGGCCCGCGCCACCAGTTCCTTGCCGGTCCCGGTCTCCCCCCGGATGAGCACGGTGACCCCGGTGGGGGCGACCCGTTCGAGGATGCCGAAGACCTCCCGCATTCGGGCGCTCTCCCCCAGGAGCTCGCCGAAGCGGGTGGCGGCGCTCGGGCGCACCTCGACCCGCTCCGCCTCCAGACTGAACCGCACCCGGGTCCCGCCAAAGGCGAGGAGGGCGCCCTCGGGCAGGAAGGCCTCTTTCACGGGGACCCCGTTGACGCTGGTCCCATTGGTGCTCCCGAGGTCCCGCAGCAGGTAGCCGGCGGGCTGGCGAAGGATGAGGGCGTGGCGGCGGGAGACGGTCCGGTCCGTGAGGGGGAGGGAACTCTCCGGGAGGCTTCCGACACTGACCGGGTCCTGCTCGAGGGTGAGGGCGCGCCCGGCATCCGGGCCCTCGATGACGGTGAGCTTCACGCGCTGGATAAGGAGGGCCGGAGCGCTCCCGGCGCTCGCCATCCGTTCCGTCCCTTCCGGCGCGTCGCCCTCTCCCCTCCCCCGACCCCTGGCCATCGGCGCCTCCGGTTGGCGGCTATTGAAGCACAGGGAGGGGGCGGATTCAACGGGGTGGGCCGCTCCAAAAACACAAAGGCAGAAAAGCGGTGGGAGGGCGCCCGCTTCTCTGCCTTTCAGAGTCACTCAGAGTCAGCCAGAGTCAGATTGGACGTCACGCGGCCCGCTTCACCTCGGCTCCCGCCCGGACCTCTCCCTTCCCCTCGCAGGCGGGGCAGGTGTGGAGCAGCCGCACTGGATCGTACCGGAGATCGGTCCCGCACTCGAGGCACTTAGCCGGAATTCCGGGCATGTGGCACCCCCTCATCCGGCGGCCTCAAGCCTTCCCTCGCGCCTGACCCCCGCCGTCCCTCTGGACCGCTCCCACCGCGGCCGCGGCGGGTGATCCCGCGGGGTGCGTCCCCTCCCCACTCTGGTCGCTCACGCACCCCCGCCGGCCGGGGCGAGGGATTCCCGCCGGGAACGCCCCGACGGAGGTGGACAGGGGGTCCGCCTCCTGCCCTGCCCACCGGCCCTGCACCCCCTAAGATAGGCGGGGGCGGGGTGCCGTCAAGACGCCTCGGTGTCCGGCCCGCTGTTCCGCCGCACCCGGGGCTCCCGACCCCCCTCGATCCCCAGCGCGCGCATCTTCTTCCGGAGGGTGTTCCGGTTGATCCCGAGGATGGCCGCAGCCCGCACCTGGTTGCCGCCGCAGCGGGCGAGCACCGCCTCCAGGAGCGGCCTCTCCACCAGGGCGAGTACGTGCTCGTAGAGCTGCCCGTCCCGCTCCTCCCCGAGGGCCGCGAGGAGGCCCCGCAGGGGCTGCGTGAGGGGCGGGGCCGGCGTCCTCCCCTCCGTCCCCTGACCGCGCAGGGCCTCCGGCAGGTGCTCGGGGAGGATGGCGCCGCCCCGGGCGAAGACGGTGGCGCGCTTG is a window from the Candidatus Methylomirabilis sp. genome containing:
- a CDS encoding VWA domain-containing protein translates to MSLRARILVLAAAGFLAGLMTWPALAAVMGPAGTGLAGQAILGSVAGGGLGLGLGSVEALRGREGRRGLRRGVLALLLGLAGGAAGAALGRALFARLGGFLVQALLGHEAMGLALGLAAGWALLGATIGAAGGVAERSARRARYGAAGGSLGGFVGGLLFAALAGWHGGSAALALGCLGAATGAGIAAAEEILIALRLRVVKGPLKGREYPLVKAVTTLGRDDRCDICLSGQEGVGVAHGRIRLNGEGVTVEKTGEEGIWVNDRPIRKTSLRDGDLLRLGSALFLVSSRPGRAPETVRPRARFLRRLVARLGVGLAFVVLLGEPRAAEGGAATLRITQVDTAPFPRVHLYAAVESPAGEPVRGILPESWRLLEEGHPRVIREAAPLAALGGRRRASVILLLDKSGSMAGEKLAQAQAALREYIGVMQSGDSVALLAFDEAVHELSDFTGEPAALRRALDVVTASGNTALGDALGMAVERLEGRPGRRAVVVLSDGIQTRGRRTPEEAGAAAVQAQVSLTTIALGADARRVDLKRLATATGGTFHVAPGPAALVGIYRAVAFAFRHEYRLTFESAGGGEVLRHLRLSLAHEDLAAAAERAYLRPDAGLFEGAAALPSWWGGLLSALALAGLVTLGAGGRRSPAAGPTVSLLTQRGTRTLALGPEGLTVGQAGASTLALRPSGTGVVATEASAGTVRLNHRPLGGSALLRDGDVLTVDGSTFVFEEGSGSGSDGERRPA
- a CDS encoding FHA domain-containing protein yields the protein MQCTECQHENIPGSLFCDECGAALEQAAGVSAAMASPAGQMVLRANGQAIPLPEKPEVILGREDPVSGVFPDVDLTALGGEEKGVSRRHARIIREASGYRIEDLGSTNTTAINRKRLKPREAAALTAGDEIRLGKMALTFEAA
- a CDS encoding VWA domain-containing protein; the protein is MHGITLTAEPSWRPAPAGQTPQAVHFLIEAAGASGVRPAVTLGLLLDRSGSMEGAKLTHLKAAVQAVVGSLTREDRLAVIAFDDEVEVLLPVGPLTDPQAALGKIQVLTPRGGTQIGQAMERAVAALTPEAKGGRPCRLVLLTDGKTWGDEAACEAAAASARAAGVPLVTLGLGEDWNEALLMRLADASGGDSHWLKEPEEMAPRFLEQVGGLKGTVARGLSLDLQLPMGVRARRVHRVKPMISEVPVPAASERALRVPLSDLEAGAPQGVLLEVELPARVAGAFAVGAVTLRYAALEGDGAPVRTDLTVDCTADPAAVRVVPAVMNVVERVSAFRLQTRALSEAEQGAVAAATRRLEAAATRLLTLGESGLAAVAREQAAQLAKTGTLSATGSKALRYGTRRLTGPLTASIATPEEGGKR
- a CDS encoding sigma 54-interacting transcriptional regulator, translating into MARGRGRGEGDAPEGTERMASAGSAPALLIQRVKLTVIEGPDAGRALTLEQDPVSVGSLPESSLPLTDRTVSRRHALILRQPAGYLLRDLGSTNGTSVNGVPVKEAFLPEGALLAFGGTRVRFSLEAERVEVRPSAATRFGELLGESARMREVFGILERVAPTGVTVLIRGETGTGKELVARALHAGSSRRGGPLVVFDCGAVPPNLMESELFGHERGAFTGATAPRTGALEQAHGGTLFLDEVGELSPELQPKLLRVLETREVKRVGGNRMARVDIRLVAATHRDLPAEVRSGRFREDLYFRLAVVSLELPPLRDRPGDIPLLADHFLRTLGAELGLGPPPPLSPEALARLRTHSWPGNVRELRNALQAALAMGGGGPITPAEIVFPGAPASPPPPASGASSLADVERATIAETLRATGGNRKQAARVLGIAVSTLHEKIKRYGITD